TTGTTGATTTATCCATCAATAACTTAATTACTTCATATCCGCGCGTTTCATTCAGATATTGttcttatttcaaaaatatataccaGTTGTCAGACTGTGCAATTATAATATACGCACATGTATGATGTACATGTCtgttatttgataaataaatgaatgaatgaatgaatgaatgaatgaatgaattaattaatgaaattaatattcggacaataaaaaatatacatgtatctctacTGTAGGGAACTATGGACTGTACCAGAGGTACAGCGTCAGCCGAGGATCTAAACCGTTCGACATGGTAGGGTTGCCATTAAACGACTTACTGGAACTCGACCGCTACCTGATCAATGGCGTTCACTTGAGAATAGTACTACACAGGAATAGTACAGACTTCTGTCTTATCAGTGGACAGGAAAATGGCCAGGGTGGATATCAGGTTAAAATTGAAGACGCATTTTTGCGGCTTCTGAAGGTGAAAGTGAATCCTGCTATTCTACTGGCACACTCGAAGCTCCTGAAGACCGTTACGGCCAAGTACCCCTTTATTCGCTCCGAGACTAAGTGTGCCAACATCGCCAGTGGGCAGAGTGTTTTTTCCTGGGATCACATTAACCCGGCTTATCTTCCGAAATTCGTTATTGTGACTTTTGTGGACAGTGCAGCTGTACTAGGTTCCCTGAAGCTGAATCCCTTTAACATGGAGCACTTCGATTTGCGGCAAATAAGCCTTTACATTAACGGTGTAGCATGTTCCGGAAACCCTGTAAACGTGAATTATAGCGAAGGTCTGACAACAGAAGTGCTGGATCGTATATACGGTTTCAGCAAGGCCCGCCCCGTGTACACATCCATGGGTGGCATAAGCTGTAAAGACCGAGAAATGGCTGGAATAAGCAGGTCGGACCCTCACAATGGACGTGCTCTATACGTGTTTGACCTTTCACCAGTGGTTGACGAGGGTTTTCACTTTGAACTGCGAAACACTGTCCCTCAATGTGAAATTTGGACGCTCCCTTGCACAGAATGTAGCGTGCATTTTTTATGCAGAGTACGATGCTTTAATGGAAATTGACGAATCTCGCGTTGTAAAGAtagtgtaaataaataaatacgtaCACTAAGACGATTATCAAACACTCCtgcacatgtatatatatatatatatatatatatatatatatatatatatatatatatatatatatatatatatatatatatatatatatatatgaatataaactaTATATAGTCTTTCTTCATGTGATTTGCTTTTTAGCTTAGAACTTTAAGCAGCAagttaacaaacaaacaaacaaacgacaaCATAAAACGTTCTTATTTGTTTGTGGTAGACAAACCAAGTGTAGTTAAGAATTACATTCATTTATCAATAGATTATTATGTATACAATTACGAATGAAATACGTATTCTACGGAAGTTAGTGTTGTAATCCGATGCCATACTTttatcttaaatgaaaacaatgtaCCTCTCTACCTGAACAAAATCTCATAAAACCGAACTGTATGTgtctatattgaaatgttttttttaactaCCAATTACTTTGTCTGGTCTGTAATTAATGACTCCTAGTACTCTGTTGTATTCTTTTGCATACAGTGTGTTTAACACTTATGCACTGATTAGTAAATAAAAGAAAGAATTCGAAAtacaatttgttttcagaagatcATCACACTTAGATTACGAAATAACTCCCAAAATAAATTATATTCCTTATCGAAGTACAAGTCTCGACATTTCAGGTACTTTATAGGCGGGAAATTTATGTAAACatctctctcactctctctctctctctctctctctctctctctcttaaaacatttatctttctTAAactgcaaactttttttttttttttaaaaaaagccatCAATGAGATTCGAACTCATGACCCCCATGTTCAGTGAACAAAAGTCAGGGGTACGTACAAGCgagtaatataaaacaaaactacaaagaatatattgatataaactgtCATCAAGTTGAGCCTCACAGAAATATACTACATTCTATGAACGATTCACATTTATTCATGCAAGTTGTATGATTGTAtgaccaaataaaatatttttgacttgacttgactataCTTAACGGGCGAATAATATAGTCTTCAGAAGACACATCACCCGTCACTTGTCAACGGGTAGTCTCTATAAATAGCACATGTTTATTGCTTAAAATAAAGTGGCAAATGTTTACCTGTGCTAGCCCAAGGCTAAACTTGATAATTATTGAATGACTTGTCATATTAACAACATTCACACCAGAAAAAGATTAAATTCTGGGTACTTGGAGACataaaatacacacacacacacacacacaccaaaacaACCCCcacaaaaaataattaacttttatatatataatctGCATTTGTGttgttaattaattatttcaaaatttaaaaccgAACCACTTATTTCACAAGTCAGTGATAACGGCGCGAAATACCATTCATCATATCATCTCCTATTAATATTATAAACCATACttttgtttaaacttaaaaacaaaacgTATCTCAATTGATGCCACCAgtcatttctttaacttacatacAAAATACCGCCACTGGACACCTGTCAGTGACGCCGACTTACATCAAAAGAAGCCGAACGAGCGTTTGTCGTCTGGTCATGTTTTTTTCGTCTGCTAATTGTCTGCGACGGTGCTTTGAAAGTAGTCACGTGACGTCTGGCCTGTAGGCTTATAAGCAACTGTCACAGACTATATTTGTCACACGCATTTGAATCACTTCCTAAAGTGTTAAGACAAGTTGGTTAAGATGATATCTGTAATGATTTTGTTGGCATTTTTGCCATTTGTGGAATCTTCCTGTCAAGGAAATGGAGATACATTAAGATGTGCACACAGGTGGAATGAGCTTGGGGTAAACATCAGGGAGCTGACAGTGTACAAATGGGACGGCACTTGTATGTTTCCTGCCGGTGCCAGTGTGAGACTGTTCGGCAGCCCCAGGGTAGACTGCACTTCCTGCAAGTATTTCGACAACACGGTGACGGTCAACGGCCAGACATGTTCTTCAGACAAGGTAAGTTTAAATTAATTTGTATTGCTGTTTAAATGAAATCAAGATACTTCCTttaaatgaaaactaaaattaCATGATAGTAGGTAGTGAATGGCTAAATCGAATACATTTACATTGCACAGTGCGCTTCAAATaatcaattaataaatacattaataaaatcaTACATAGCATCGGACGGACAGGGTAGAATTTTTCCTACTTACGCAAAGTATTTTTGCAAATGAAACAAGTTAGAAAgtagaaaacataattatatatacattccGAAGCATTATATAGGCAGAAAAAATATATCCGTGAATACGATCGATACGTTAGAGaattgtaattatctccctttaaaaaATTCCCAGATAAGAGCTCAGTACATTCGCCAAATTTTAACCCTTCCCTTGCTAAAAAAAGTTTCTAATATCTTTCAATTTATAGTTCATAtgggttttcatgaaaaatttactgactgaatagcgaacagtgcaggccatcaACAGACTGCAcgaacgtgcaggctgatcttgatctgcactgggcACAAAGGCAGATAAAATTGCGACTAGCAAGCTAAAAATAGTTAGAATTATTACATTATTCTCCTTTGCAGACGACACCCGGCCAGTCATCAGCTACCGCTGCAACTTGGAAAACCAGCCAGACTGTCACCGTAAGACAAAGTACGTCAGTAACAGTCGAGCGAACTGATCAGGATCGTGCCACATCAGCACCTATGCTAGGTAACTATACATCTAAATTATCGTACATAGCTATTATTTGTCAGCGACAGAAAAAAGGCAGAAAAAAGTCACTTTCATGCAcggaaataacatttttattatgcctttacttttattattacttttattacaatgtattattacaatgtattatcatcatcatcatcatcatcatcatcatcattacgaGAAGGACATAttctatatatgttttttttcgcTTGTTTTTGCGTTTGACGGCCCTTTCAACAATCCTGATTTGAGTTTGTTTCCTAGTTTACacataataatatatacatataatgacTCGCACTGCATTATTTACAGATGCCAGTTCAATGAACCAGCGGACGTACGGTCTTATAGGGGTTCTCGGTGTATGCACGCTGCTACTAACATTGACAATTACTTGGCTTTGTATCCGAGACAGACGCCGACGTGCATATTGTTGTATTAAACATAGGACCAGTCCAGCTATATCTTTGGAGTCGATTACGATTTTCCCTACCCTGCAACTTTAGGACACTCTATTAGGactttgtatataattatgtttgcagAGGCTTGTTTGTGGACTGTCGTGATTCTGGCCTCCGTGTATCTCTACAATATGTAACATCAGCGTCCAGCCAATCGTCGCAGAAACCGAAGAAACAATCGACGTCAGGGACGGCAGTTATTTTTACGGCGTGGAGAACGTGAAAGACGTCCAGTGAGACCATTTCAGATCGTGTGGTAGTAGCCAAAACGGACTGTACAAAGAACTCTAGTTGTTGTTGTTATCTATATTGATGTTGTGTTATACTATAGATCTATGATAACGTGCCAGTCAGTGATTCGACTCTGTTCGTTTTGTAAATACATGCaggtaaaataattattttgaaagtttgacGAAACGGACAATCTTACAAAGTACTATCTTTGAAACACACCTTGGGCTATTGGACTAAAATGTCAACTTATCAAAGTATATTTAGTAAAATGATTACTTTTAGATATAGCCTAAAGATTTGAACACCCATTGTAGTAGACTGACACGTTTTCGGAGTTTCATATAGCAGTTAACGGACGCTAATTTGACTATCGTACATGTATTATTCAGGTAGTGTTCGGGTGAACTTTAATTTgatgaatataatatataatgaaaattacaCTGACGCGCATTCAAATAAGATAAAGTAAGGTCGTTGCTGTAATATTATTATTGTTCACCCCTTTTTACAGTGATTTTTTCCCCGTTCTGCGtagattagaaatatttttttctttatttcgcTTAAGTGCTTGTCTTTTGAGTGACTATGACATTAAAATGGCCAAGGCTAACTCTATGCAATTGTTGTTGTTATACTTTCTTTTTATAAGGGTATGCACATTTGCACGATAGGAAAACCATAGAAACTCAAGTGCCAGAGTTCTGTCATAATAAAAACGATGACAGTTACAAAACGTTGTTTCCTTTTCCATACACAAATGTTTTCACTTTTATTATGTCAAAACTTAGGCACTTGATTTTGTATGCAATCCTAGTGTTACAGCAGTACTGATTGATCTGTGAGCAAACAACGAAGTGAATTGTTGTTGTTATACTTTCTTTTTATAAGGGTATGCACAGTTGCACGATAGGAAAAACATAGAAACTCAAGTGCCAGAGTTCTGTCATAATAAAAACGATGACAGTTACAAAACGTTGTTTCCTTTTCCATACACAAATGTTTTCACTTTTATTATGTCAAAACTTAGGCACTTGATTTTGTATGCAATCCTAGTGGTATAGCAGTACTGATTGATCTGTGAGCAAACAACGAAGTGAACGTTCATTTCAAGTTGATTTTAATAGCATgagaataaaatcaaaacaagtgGCAAAAATAAATggaatgaatataaaatataagtcaGTCTCTGTCAtcatggtatgcaagaaataagtGTCAACGTGTTCACAATGAAAATGTTCCGTCAACAACACGGCATTCGCTTAGAAGTCTGTAAACACTTTTGCTTTGTTCTAGGCAGTCTATTGTAATTTCCGTGCAAAAATCCTCTCTGATTTTTGCTGACCAAAACACTCCCAGTTCTGTAACAAAGTTCACCCTTTGACAAGTCCTCTTTAAACTAGCCAGATCTCT
The Mercenaria mercenaria strain notata chromosome 10, MADL_Memer_1, whole genome shotgun sequence genome window above contains:
- the LOC128545878 gene encoding uncharacterized protein F54H12.2-like, producing the protein MSVLSPLSDNESAPEALDIFKLYPNQVAIQNFYLEDIRPVSQFSGIDAPLEFETSLQGDSYCELPSCRLFLRVRILNADGTRCEDDVKISPCDSFFHSMFKKVDVYMNRSLVSSSGDLYPYKSYFDKLFRRDLNRGRGKMSECQLFTGDDGGFPAETDPNAGNYGLYQRYSVSRGSKPFDMVGLPLNDLLELDRYLINGVHLRIVLHRNSTDFCLISGQENGQGGYQVKIEDAFLRLLKVKVNPAILLAHSKLLKTVTAKYPFIRSETKCANIASGQSVFSWDHINPAYLPKFVIVTFVDSAAVLGSLKLNPFNMEHFDLRQISLYINGVACSGNPVNVNYSEGLTTEVLDRIYGFSKARPVYTSMGGISCKDREMAGISRSDPHNGRALYVFDLSPVVDEGFHFELRNTVPQCEIWTLPCTECSVHFLCRVRCFNGN
- the LOC123527406 gene encoding uncharacterized protein LOC123527406 isoform X2 gives rise to the protein MISVMILLAFLPFVESSCQGNGDTLRCAHRWNELGVNIRELTVYKWDGTCMFPAGASVRLFGSPRVDCTSCKYFDNTVTVNGQTCSSDKTTPGQSSATAATWKTSQTVTVRQSTSVTVERTDQDRATSAPMLEACLWTVVILASVYLYNM
- the LOC123527406 gene encoding uncharacterized protein LOC123527406 isoform X1; the protein is MISVMILLAFLPFVESSCQGNGDTLRCAHRWNELGVNIRELTVYKWDGTCMFPAGASVRLFGSPRVDCTSCKYFDNTVTVNGQTCSSDKTTPGQSSATAATWKTSQTVTVRQSTSVTVERTDQDRATSAPMLDASSMNQRTYGLIGVLGVCTLLLTLTITWLCIRDRRRRAYCCIKHRTSPAISLESITIFPTLQL